Proteins encoded together in one Leishmania infantum JPCM5 genome chromosome 20 window:
- a CDS encoding putative axoneme central apparatus protein, translating to MSNRVILQTFDEYQKARVRFVQTIADLASKPANIEALQHAGVMQLLRPLLLDSVPSVQQSAALAIGRLANSSEEMAENVVSGDVLTQLVYSLGDQNRFYKKSAAFVLRSVARHSPQLAQAVADSQAVEALVGCLEEFDPTVKESAAWALGYVARHNADLAQEVVDKGAVPPLVLCVQEPELSLKRVAASTLGDIAKHSPELAQSIVDQDAITHLAPLIASSDAKLKRQVCQCLAQIAKHSVELAELVVEGEIFPKIFLLLADSDEVVQKNAATCIREIAKHTPELAQLVVNAGGVGALVEYTTTTKGSTRLPGIMTLGYLSAFSETLALAVIVAHGIMPLADALEKEAEDHIRAAAAWSLGQLGRHSADHAKAVADCNVLPRLLDVYLSPSSSDDLQTKSKRALKAIIQHCVYLPALEPLLHPDAPQDVLKYVCGQYAKVLPTDVAAKREFVANRGLATVQRIKAEPGSSLAESIQIINSCFPPEIVEYYSPEYAQTFIEKIENYHVQQH from the coding sequence ATGTCGAATCGGGTTATTCTGCAAACCTTCGACGAGTACCAGAAGGCACGCGTCAGGTTCGTGCAGACGATCGCGGACTTAGCTTCCAAGCCGGCTAACATCGAGGCATTGCAGCATGCAGGTGTaatgcagctgctgcgcccacTGCTACTCGACAGCGTGCCGTCGGTGCAGCAGtccgccgcgctggcgaTTGGCCGCCTCGCGAACTCTAGTgaggagatggcggagaACGTCGTTTCTGGAGATGTGCTGACGCAGTTGGTGTACTCGCTTGGCGACCAGAATCGCTTTTACAAGAAATCAGCCGCGTttgtgctgcgcagcgtggcgcGGCACTCTCCGCAGCTTGCCCAGGCTGTCGCCGACAGccaggcggtggaggcgctcgTCGGCTGCCTGGAGGAGTTCGATCCGACCGTGAAGGAGAGCGCCGCGTGGGCTCTAGGCTACGTCGCCCGCCACAACGCAGATCTCGcgcaggaggtggtggacaAAGGCGCTGtaccgccgctggtgctgtgcGTGCAGGAGCCGGAACTGTCTCTGAAGCGAGTGGCGGCCTCAACGCTGGGCGATATCGCCAAGCACAGCCCAGAGCTGGCCCAGTCCATTGTTGACCAGGACGCTATCACTCACCTGGCGCCGCtcatcgccagcagcgacgcgaagCTGAAGCGGCAGGTGTGCCAGTGCCTGGCGCAGATCGCCAAGCACAGCGTtgagctggcggagctggtcGTCGAGGGAGAGATCTTTCCAAAGATCTTCCTGCTGCtcgccgacagcgatgaGGTGGTGCAGAAGAACGCGGCGACGTGCATTCGCGAGATTGCGAAGCACACACcagagctggcgcagctcgtggtgaacgccggcggcgtgggcgCACTGGTGGAATACACCACCACGACGAAAGGCAGCACGCGCCTGCCGGGCATTATGACGCTCGGCTACCTTTCCGCCTTCTCCGAGACGCTGGCACTTGCCGTCATCGTGGCGCACGGCATCATGCCGCTGGCTGACGCGTTGGAGAAAGAGGCTGAAGACCACAtacgtgccgccgcggcgtggtCACTGGGGCAGCTCGGCCGCCATAGCGCCGATCACGCCAAGGCGGTGGCTGATTGCAACGTGCTTCCTCGCCTGCTGGACGTGTACCTCAGCCCCAGCAGCTCCGACGACCTGCAGACGAAGAGCAAGCGCGCCCTCAAGGCTATCATCCAGCACTGTGTCTACTTGCCCGCCCTAGaaccgctgctgcaccccgATGCGCCGCAGGACGTCCTCAAGTACGTCTGTGGCCAGTACGCGAAGGTGTTGCCCACCGACGTGGCCGCGAAGCGCGAGTTCGTGGCGAACCGCGGCCTGGCCACGGTGCAGCGCATCAAGGCTGAGCCGGGTAGTTCCCTGGCCGAGTCCATCCAGATCATCAACAGCTGCTTCCCGCCGGAGATTGTAGAATACTATTCGCCAGAGTACGCACAGACGTTTATCGAGAAGATCGAGAACTaccacgtgcagcagcactag